The sequence TTCCTTTAAGATATTTAATCCTTATTTTCGTCTGCTGAGCCACTTCCTCAAGCGTTTTACCTGATTTTTCCCGAGCTTTTTTTAATATATTACCTATTTCTCCCATTTTCGTCACCTCCTTAAACCGAGAAATCATATTCGTTTTTCACATAATTTATTAAATCATTAGCTGTCTCGTGGAGGTTATAGGCAATAATGGTTTTCTTGAAATCAGATACTTTATTTTCTGAATATTGGTATAAAGGATCATAATAATTCAACAATAACTCCTTTATAAGTGAATTAAAATCCCTTTTTGATAAGAGTTCAACCATTAGTTTGCATTTTTCCTTACCCAATCTATCCTTTAAACGCATTATTCTGTTTTTTATATCTTCTATATTCATCACATCAACAGGATTGTTATATACATATTCTTCCATAATTCTCTGAATCCTTAATTCAATAGGTGCTTCAATCAATATATGAATACCCTCTTTCATATGAGCAAAAAACCGGTTGGGAATATACAAATTACCAATTCTACGACTTTCCGCTTCTATAAAAGCAAATGGGTAATAAATCTCCGCTATTTTATTAAATAACAGGCTATCGAACATTTTCTGAGAAATAGAACCGCTTAAACCAAGATTGCCGAAAACTGATCCCCTATTTTGCGCAAGTTGTTCTATATTTATAACAGGAAGACCTTTTTCTTCTAAAATTTCTAATACTTTCGTTTTACC is a genomic window of Koleobacter methoxysyntrophicus containing:
- the mnmH gene encoding tRNA 2-selenouridine(34) synthase MnmH; this encodes MIKIITPDEALRKNNSVFVDVRAPIEFNEATIPGAVNIPIFDDRERALLGEIYNNVSSSAAMEKGLEIASAKLPKIYFEFKKLKENYRNIIIFCWRGGMRSRAIASILQLMKMDDLFLLEGGYKGYRKYIYNKLNLMNFDFDLIVLHGMTGTGKTKVLEILEEKGLPVINIEQLAQNRGSVFGNLGLSGSISQKMFDSLLFNKIAEIYYPFAFIEAESRRIGNLYIPNRFFAHMKEGIHILIEAPIELRIQRIMEEYVYNNPVDVMNIEDIKNRIMRLKDRLGKEKCKLMVELLSKRDFNSLIKELLLNYYDPLYQYSENKVSDFKKTIIAYNLHETANDLINYVKNEYDFSV